A stretch of the Candidatus Jettenia sp. AMX2 genome encodes the following:
- the rpsJ gene encoding 30S ribosomal protein S10: MLDQKIRIRMEAYDHRILDQSALEVVETAKRTGAKVFGPVPLPTRIERYTVLRSPHVDKKSREQFEIRTHKRLIDIVEPTAKTMDALNKINMPAGIEIKIKA; encoded by the coding sequence GTGCTGGATCAAAAAATAAGAATTCGGATGGAGGCGTACGATCATAGAATCCTGGACCAATCTGCGTTGGAAGTTGTGGAGACAGCAAAGCGTACCGGTGCGAAGGTATTTGGTCCTGTTCCCTTGCCTACTCGTATAGAAAGATATACCGTGTTGCGTTCTCCTCACGTGGATAAGAAATCAAGAGAGCAGTTTGAAATACGGACACATAAAAGATTGATTGATATCGTTGAACCTACCGCAAAAACTATGGATGCACTGAACAAGATAAATATGCCTGCTGGCATTGAAATAAAGATAAAAGCATAG
- the rplV gene encoding 50S ribosomal protein L22, which produces MEFKSSHKYARISPRKARYVMDLVRGKSVSDALRLLRLTHKRASYMVDKVIRAAMSAANEDMEVDVESLYIARATVDTGPSRKWQRPRPRGMSARILKRTSHITVTLTEKTKGVHNKKQVRR; this is translated from the coding sequence ATGGAATTTAAATCTTCTCACAAATATGCCAGGATATCGCCGAGAAAAGCGCGGTATGTTATGGATCTTGTACGGGGGAAGTCAGTCAGTGATGCATTAAGGTTGTTGCGGTTAACCCATAAACGTGCATCCTATATGGTTGATAAGGTAATACGGGCTGCCATGTCCGCAGCAAATGAGGATATGGAAGTAGACGTGGAATCTTTATATATAGCACGGGCCACGGTAGATACAGGACCAAGCAGAAAATGGCAGCGCCCAAGACCACGTGGAATGTCTGCCAGAATTTTAAAAAGGACAAGTCATATAACGGTTACATTAACGGAAAAGACAAAGGGTGTTCATAATAAAAAGCAGGTAAGGAGATAA
- the rplB gene encoding 50S ribosomal protein L2, with product MGIKHYKPVTQGRRYASVSDFSEITKDHPEKSLLEPLKKKGGRNREGKITAQHIGGGSRRHYRIIDFKRNKDIVPAKVASIEYDPNRSARIALLHYADGEKRYILAPNRLQVGQTVTSGEKVEPEIGNCMPLRNIPLGMEIHNIELRAGQGGQLARSAGSSAKLLAKEGNYANITLPSGEVRKIFEGCRATIGALGNTDHMNVRLGKAGRNRWMGRRPHVRGVAQNPVSHPMGGGEGRSGGGRHPCSRTGLLAKGGKTRRKRALSNKFILRRRSIGARGNL from the coding sequence ATGGGTATTAAACATTACAAACCGGTTACTCAGGGAAGGCGGTATGCGAGCGTTTCAGATTTTTCTGAAATAACAAAAGATCATCCGGAAAAATCTTTGCTGGAGCCACTAAAGAAAAAAGGGGGCAGAAACAGAGAAGGAAAGATAACGGCACAGCATATTGGCGGGGGGAGCAGAAGGCACTACAGAATTATCGATTTTAAAAGAAATAAAGACATTGTTCCGGCAAAAGTTGCCAGTATAGAGTATGACCCTAACCGGTCTGCGCGTATCGCATTACTGCATTATGCGGATGGTGAAAAAAGGTATATCCTCGCTCCGAACAGATTGCAGGTTGGACAAACAGTAACCTCAGGCGAAAAAGTGGAACCTGAGATTGGAAATTGTATGCCATTGCGGAATATTCCATTGGGTATGGAGATTCATAATATAGAGTTACGTGCAGGACAAGGTGGACAATTGGCCCGCTCGGCCGGTAGCAGCGCCAAACTGCTTGCAAAAGAGGGAAACTATGCTAATATTACTCTCCCATCCGGCGAAGTAAGGAAGATATTTGAAGGTTGCAGGGCTACCATAGGGGCGCTCGGTAATACAGACCATATGAATGTCAGATTGGGAAAAGCCGGAAGAAACCGCTGGATGGGCAGAAGACCACACGTAAGAGGTGTGGCTCAAAACCCTGTATCACATCCTATGGGCGGTGGCGAAGGAAGAAGCGGAGGAGGAAGGCATCCTTGCTCAAGAACCGGTCTGCTGGCAAAAGGTGGCAAAACCAGGAGAAAGAGGGCACTAAGCAATAAATTTATTCTTCGCAGAAGAAGTATAGGTGCCCGTGGTAATTTATAA
- the rpsQ gene encoding 30S ribosomal protein S17 — protein MGKGNKRGRKKSFVGTVIGDKMQKTVVVEVTSLLKHPKYGKYIKRASIFKVHDENNQAKIGDKIEFMHTRPVSKTKNTRLVRVLGK, from the coding sequence ATGGGAAAAGGTAACAAGAGAGGAAGAAAGAAGAGTTTTGTTGGAACGGTAATTGGAGATAAGATGCAAAAGACAGTTGTTGTAGAAGTTACAAGCCTTTTAAAGCATCCGAAATACGGAAAGTATATAAAAAGAGCCTCGATATTTAAGGTGCATGATGAAAATAACCAGGCTAAGATTGGAGATAAAATTGAATTTATGCATACGAGGCCGGTAAGCAAGACAAAAAATACCAGATTGGTCAGGGTTTTGGGAAAATAA
- the rplP gene encoding 50S ribosomal protein L16: protein MRLMPKRVKFRKSQRGKIKGNATRCNTVVFGEFGMQSLEPGWITSQQIEAGRVAASHSLPREGKLTIRIFPHKSVTSKPIETRMGKGKGEPELWVAVVKPGTILYELSGITEEIAKATFNRMAHKMPVKVRLVQRRKTV, encoded by the coding sequence ATGCGACTGATGCCAAAGAGAGTGAAGTTCAGGAAATCGCAAAGAGGGAAAATTAAAGGAAACGCAACGCGTTGCAATACTGTGGTTTTTGGAGAATTTGGTATGCAGTCGTTAGAACCTGGGTGGATTACTTCCCAGCAGATCGAAGCAGGCAGGGTAGCTGCTTCACATTCGCTTCCGAGGGAAGGAAAGTTGACCATAAGGATCTTTCCTCATAAATCGGTAACATCGAAACCGATTGAAACACGTATGGGAAAAGGTAAAGGTGAACCGGAACTTTGGGTTGCAGTTGTTAAGCCAGGAACTATTTTATATGAATTAAGTGGCATCACGGAAGAAATAGCAAAAGCGACTTTTAACAGGATGGCCCATAAGATGCCTGTTAAGGTTAGGTTAGTGCAAAGGAGAAAGACAGTTTGA
- the rpsC gene encoding 30S ribosomal protein S3: MGQKVCPIGLRLGITQEWRSFWYADKKSFGSLLVEDQKIRRVIKKSYGFAGLPIIEIERTRQDARITLHAARPGLIIGRKGAEVDKLRDEIQKLIKRDVVIKIKEITKPELYAQIVAENIAEQLVKRAAFRRAMKKAMDTSLDAGAKGVKIQVAGRLGGAEIARTEKMTSGSIPLHTLRADVDYGFAEAKTTYGVIGVKVWIYRGLVISEKEKKYATDAKESEVQEIAKREN, encoded by the coding sequence ATGGGTCAAAAGGTTTGTCCAATTGGCTTAAGGTTGGGAATAACGCAAGAGTGGAGATCTTTTTGGTATGCTGACAAAAAATCTTTTGGGTCATTGCTTGTTGAGGATCAAAAGATACGGAGAGTGATTAAGAAGAGCTACGGCTTTGCAGGGCTACCGATTATAGAAATAGAAAGAACCAGGCAGGATGCGAGGATAACTCTGCATGCGGCCCGCCCGGGATTAATAATCGGAAGGAAAGGGGCAGAAGTTGATAAGCTGAGGGACGAGATTCAAAAGCTGATAAAACGCGATGTTGTTATTAAAATTAAAGAAATTACCAAGCCGGAACTTTATGCGCAGATTGTTGCAGAAAATATAGCTGAGCAACTTGTTAAACGTGCAGCTTTCAGAAGGGCTATGAAAAAGGCAATGGATACCTCATTGGATGCCGGTGCAAAGGGTGTGAAGATACAGGTTGCAGGTAGATTAGGGGGGGCGGAAATAGCACGGACTGAAAAGATGACTTCGGGAAGCATACCACTGCATACATTGCGGGCTGATGTTGATTACGGTTTTGCTGAGGCTAAAACAACATATGGCGTTATTGGAGTCAAAGTTTGGATTTATAGAGGATTAGTAATTTCCGAGAAGGAGAAAAAATATGCGACTGATGCCAAAGAGAGTGAAGTTCAGGAAATCGCAAAGAGGGAAAATTAA
- the rpsG gene encoding 30S ribosomal protein S7 has protein sequence MALAYRSTEVFLQPDVKYKSKLVSKIVNCLMRKGKKSTAERVFYKAMEVIEEKVQDVPPLEVFENAVNNVKPLVEVRSKRVGGATYQVPVEVPRQRQQSLAFRWIINAARSKRGRPMYVRLADELLDAYKKQGAAITQRENTHKMAEANKAFAHFAWSKF, from the coding sequence ATGGCGCTTGCTTATAGGAGTACAGAAGTATTTTTGCAACCAGATGTGAAATACAAAAGTAAGCTGGTTTCTAAAATTGTTAATTGCCTTATGCGGAAAGGTAAAAAGAGTACTGCCGAGAGGGTTTTTTATAAGGCAATGGAAGTTATAGAGGAGAAGGTACAGGACGTTCCGCCTTTAGAAGTTTTTGAAAATGCAGTGAATAATGTAAAGCCGCTGGTAGAGGTTCGATCTAAGCGTGTAGGAGGGGCAACCTATCAGGTTCCGGTAGAGGTGCCGAGACAAAGACAACAATCACTGGCGTTTCGCTGGATCATCAATGCAGCAAGGAGCAAGAGAGGACGTCCGATGTATGTCCGGCTGGCTGATGAGCTGTTAGACGCATACAAGAAGCAGGGTGCTGCAATAACTCAAAGGGAAAATACACATAAGATGGCTGAGGCCAATAAAGCATTTGCACATTTCGCATGGTCTAAATTTTAA
- the fusA gene encoding elongation factor G encodes MSTSLEKMRNIGIAAHIDAGKTTTSERILYYTGKSYKMGEVHEGTAVMDWMEEEQKRGITITAAATTCSWNDYQINLIDTPGHVDFTVEVERSLRVLDGAVCVFCGVGGVEAQTETVWRQADKYRVPRICFINKMDRIGADFLKVIEEINEKLGAKAIPIQLPLGAEQNFKGIIDLITMKALVFSDDINKLGINFSVEEIPEEYRKDAQIYREKLVEAVAEDVDWMTEKFLNGEAITNNELKKAIREGTINLKFVPTLCGSAFKKKGVQPLLDAVCDYLPSPADKDAIIGTNPETDEQISRKPAVEEPFSALAFKIASDKHGDLTFIRAYSGKITAGLRVINSGKDKKELISRIYKMHANTREQVNEICAGDICAVIGLKYTVTGDTLCDPNHPVVLEKMEFPQAVISMAIEPKSDAEKEKLGLVLSKLAKEDPTFRTHVDKETGQLIISGMGELHLEVIKNRMLSEYKVDANVGAPKVSYRETIGKKVEIEGKFVQQTGGHGQYGHVWITLEPFKGEEPVTFVDAIVGGKIPKQYIRSVEKGIRETANTGVAGGFPLIDIKVTLFDGSTHPVDSSDLAFYTAASIALRKGVETAKSILLEPIMSFEIVVPEQYMGDVISEIHSRRANILEMGTKGSLRIIRGDVPLAEMFGYATTLRSITQGRGTFTMEPLEYRPAPAKVMSSVA; translated from the coding sequence ATGAGTACAAGTCTGGAAAAGATGAGAAATATAGGTATTGCAGCGCATATTGATGCCGGCAAAACGACTACTTCTGAACGGATACTTTATTATACAGGCAAATCGTATAAAATGGGTGAGGTTCATGAGGGAACAGCTGTTATGGACTGGATGGAGGAAGAACAGAAGCGTGGAATTACCATTACAGCTGCCGCAACAACGTGTTCATGGAACGATTACCAGATTAATCTTATAGATACTCCCGGGCACGTGGATTTCACGGTCGAGGTAGAACGCTCACTTCGCGTACTGGACGGCGCTGTTTGTGTTTTTTGTGGTGTTGGTGGTGTTGAAGCACAAACTGAAACTGTTTGGCGTCAGGCTGATAAGTATCGGGTTCCAAGAATCTGTTTCATAAACAAGATGGACAGAATAGGTGCAGATTTCTTAAAGGTTATTGAAGAAATTAATGAGAAACTGGGGGCAAAGGCAATACCCATACAATTACCCCTCGGTGCAGAACAAAATTTTAAAGGTATTATCGATCTTATAACTATGAAAGCCCTTGTGTTTTCAGATGATATTAATAAATTAGGTATTAATTTTTCGGTAGAAGAAATTCCGGAAGAATATAGAAAAGATGCACAAATTTATCGTGAAAAATTAGTTGAAGCGGTGGCTGAAGATGTTGACTGGATGACGGAAAAATTCCTGAATGGAGAAGCGATAACAAACAATGAGCTGAAAAAGGCAATTCGTGAGGGAACAATTAATTTAAAATTTGTACCAACCTTATGCGGTTCTGCATTTAAGAAAAAAGGAGTGCAACCTCTTCTTGACGCAGTGTGCGATTATTTACCCTCTCCTGCTGATAAAGATGCAATCATTGGTACAAATCCGGAAACAGATGAACAAATATCCAGGAAACCTGCAGTAGAAGAACCGTTCAGCGCTTTGGCTTTCAAAATTGCTTCGGATAAACATGGAGACCTTACCTTCATTCGGGCGTACTCAGGGAAAATAACTGCAGGATTAAGGGTTATTAATTCAGGAAAAGACAAAAAGGAATTAATTAGTCGTATATATAAAATGCATGCAAATACAAGAGAACAAGTGAATGAGATTTGTGCTGGGGATATCTGCGCCGTAATAGGTCTGAAATATACTGTGACCGGGGATACTCTCTGCGATCCGAATCACCCCGTCGTTCTTGAAAAAATGGAATTTCCGCAGGCAGTTATATCGATGGCTATTGAACCTAAATCAGATGCAGAAAAAGAAAAGCTCGGATTGGTCCTTTCCAAATTAGCAAAGGAAGATCCAACTTTCAGGACTCATGTGGATAAGGAAACCGGACAGCTTATCATTTCTGGTATGGGTGAGTTGCATTTGGAAGTAATAAAAAACAGGATGTTGAGTGAATATAAGGTAGATGCAAATGTGGGTGCACCGAAGGTATCATACAGAGAGACGATAGGTAAAAAAGTAGAAATCGAAGGTAAATTTGTACAACAGACAGGCGGACACGGGCAATACGGACATGTATGGATCACCTTGGAGCCGTTTAAAGGTGAAGAGCCGGTGACATTTGTAGATGCAATTGTTGGTGGTAAAATCCCCAAGCAGTATATACGATCTGTAGAGAAAGGGATAAGAGAGACAGCTAATACAGGAGTAGCAGGCGGATTCCCGCTTATCGATATAAAAGTTACCCTTTTTGATGGTTCGACTCATCCGGTTGATTCGTCCGATCTTGCCTTTTATACTGCTGCAAGCATTGCATTAAGAAAAGGTGTTGAGACGGCAAAATCTATCTTATTGGAGCCTATCATGTCTTTTGAGATTGTTGTCCCGGAACAGTATATGGGTGATGTAATCAGTGAAATCCATAGTCGCAGGGCAAATATTCTTGAAATGGGTACAAAAGGCAGTCTGAGAATAATAAGAGGTGATGTACCTCTGGCAGAGATGTTCGGATATGCAACAACATTGCGGTCTATTACCCAAGGAAGAGGTACTTTCACCATGGAACCGTTGGAATACAGACCGGCACCTGCTAAGGTAATGAGTAGTGTTGCATAA
- the rpmC gene encoding 50S ribosomal protein L29 has product MKSSEIRNKTRQEILEEIDACRRELLNIRFQWQAGETRNPAQRKEVRRNIARLLTILREKDIGKDSGKKEEQA; this is encoded by the coding sequence TTGAAGTCCAGTGAAATAAGAAATAAAACTCGTCAGGAGATATTGGAAGAGATCGATGCATGCAGGCGTGAGTTGTTGAATATCCGGTTTCAATGGCAGGCCGGAGAAACCAGGAACCCTGCACAGAGAAAAGAGGTAAGAAGGAATATTGCAAGGTTACTGACCATATTAAGAGAGAAGGATATCGGTAAAGATTCTGGAAAAAAGGAGGAACAGGCTTAA
- the rplX gene encoding 50S ribosomal protein L24, with product MHVRKNDLVIVTAGNEAGKTGKILKVLPGKKRVVIKGINLVYKHTKPNQKNTQGGRIQKEASLSAANVLPVCQSKNCKRNGKGVRTRKNILEGGNKVRACAYCGSEILSDE from the coding sequence ATGCATGTTCGTAAAAATGATTTGGTTATCGTAACGGCCGGGAACGAAGCGGGGAAAACCGGGAAAATACTGAAAGTTTTACCAGGTAAGAAGCGTGTTGTTATAAAAGGTATAAATCTGGTTTATAAACACACAAAACCAAATCAAAAAAATACCCAGGGAGGAAGGATTCAAAAGGAAGCTTCTCTGTCTGCTGCGAACGTGTTGCCGGTCTGCCAGTCAAAAAATTGTAAAAGAAATGGAAAAGGTGTTCGGACTAGAAAGAATATCTTGGAGGGTGGAAACAAGGTACGTGCCTGTGCTTATTGTGGCTCCGAGATATTGTCTGATGAATGA
- the rplW gene encoding 50S ribosomal protein L23 — MNNYHIIKRPLRTEKSVDDGQKRNSYHFEVDLRANKIQIKEAVEKFFNVTVDDVRTLIRKGKKKRVKFRLGRTKDWKKAVVTLKEGSTIDLGY; from the coding sequence ATGAATAATTATCATATAATAAAAAGACCTTTACGAACTGAAAAAAGTGTTGATGACGGGCAAAAAAGAAATTCCTATCACTTTGAAGTTGATTTAAGGGCGAATAAGATCCAGATTAAGGAAGCAGTTGAGAAGTTTTTTAACGTAACAGTTGATGATGTGAGAACCTTAATCAGGAAAGGTAAAAAGAAAAGGGTGAAATTCAGGCTGGGCAGGACCAAGGATTGGAAAAAAGCCGTGGTCACGTTGAAAGAGGGAAGCACGATAGATTTAGGGTATTAA
- the rplN gene encoding 50S ribosomal protein L14 → MIMEQTQLEIADNSGAKKAKCIKVLGGTSRKYATVGDIVVAAVKKAIPDGVVKKGDVVKGVVVRTRKNIRRDDGSYLRFDKNAIVIVDNDGNPRGTRIFGAVARELRQKNFAKIVSLAAEVV, encoded by the coding sequence ATGATTATGGAACAAACACAGTTGGAAATTGCGGATAACAGCGGTGCCAAAAAAGCCAAGTGTATAAAGGTGCTGGGTGGCACAAGCAGAAAATATGCAACAGTTGGCGATATTGTTGTTGCAGCAGTCAAAAAAGCTATTCCTGACGGGGTTGTTAAAAAAGGTGATGTTGTGAAGGGTGTTGTCGTACGAACTAGAAAGAATATTCGCAGGGATGATGGTTCGTATTTAAGATTTGATAAAAACGCCATCGTTATTGTTGATAATGACGGAAACCCAAGAGGAACGCGTATATTCGGTGCTGTTGCAAGAGAATTGCGCCAGAAAAATTTTGCTAAAATTGTATCGTTAGCCGCAGAAGTAGTTTGA
- the rplD gene encoding 50S ribosomal protein L4 — MEILVYNKQGEKIDTMELDKEKFGGPVRKRLLRDVVVMYEANKRQGTASTKTRSEVAGGGKKPWVQKHTGRARAGSIRSPLWKGGGVVFGPKPRDYSFTIPKKARRLALFSALAARVRDNEMIVLDTLEISTPKTKEMVGILEALGIGRNSCLLVIQKPDSVVWKSARNIPSIKVKTSTELNAYDILKPSKVILTREALNTIG, encoded by the coding sequence ATGGAAATACTTGTATACAATAAACAGGGTGAGAAGATCGATACCATGGAGCTTGATAAGGAAAAGTTCGGTGGCCCTGTTCGTAAACGGTTGCTGCGAGATGTTGTAGTAATGTATGAAGCAAATAAACGGCAAGGAACTGCATCAACAAAAACAAGAAGTGAAGTTGCCGGGGGAGGGAAAAAACCTTGGGTGCAAAAACACACTGGCAGAGCCAGAGCCGGTAGCATCCGTTCTCCGCTTTGGAAAGGTGGTGGCGTTGTATTCGGTCCCAAACCTCGGGACTATTCATTTACAATTCCTAAAAAAGCAAGGAGATTGGCTCTCTTTTCGGCTTTGGCAGCAAGGGTGCGTGATAATGAGATGATTGTGTTGGATACACTGGAAATAAGTACTCCAAAGACGAAAGAGATGGTTGGAATCCTGGAAGCGCTTGGGATCGGGCGTAACAGTTGTTTGCTGGTGATCCAGAAGCCGGATAGCGTAGTATGGAAATCTGCGCGGAACATTCCTTCCATTAAGGTTAAGACGAGTACCGAATTAAATGCATACGATATACTGAAACCGAGCAAGGTTATTTTAACAAGGGAAGCTTTAAATACAATAGGATAG
- the rplE gene encoding 50S ribosomal protein L5: MSRLLEKYQKEVVPQLMNKFHYENVLSVPRLEKVVVNMGLGKAVENKKIIEEAVKHLSIITAQKPLVTKSKKAISGFKLRKDIPIGCKVTLRRKMMYEFLDRLISIVLPRIKDFRGLSPKSFDGRGNYTLGLSELSVFPELNIDTIEAVQGMDITLVITGNSNDQSRELLKLLGMPLRSE; the protein is encoded by the coding sequence ATGTCGAGATTATTAGAAAAATACCAGAAAGAAGTGGTACCGCAATTAATGAATAAATTTCATTATGAGAATGTGCTTTCGGTACCAAGATTAGAGAAAGTTGTTGTCAACATGGGGCTTGGTAAAGCTGTTGAGAATAAGAAGATAATTGAAGAGGCGGTCAAACATTTGTCGATAATTACCGCCCAAAAACCGCTGGTAACGAAGTCAAAGAAAGCTATATCAGGGTTTAAGCTAAGGAAGGATATTCCTATCGGATGCAAAGTAACCTTGCGAAGAAAAATGATGTACGAATTCCTGGATCGCCTTATCAGCATTGTGTTACCAAGAATAAAAGATTTTCGGGGACTTTCTCCGAAATCTTTTGATGGACGCGGGAATTATACGCTGGGGCTGAGCGAATTGAGCGTTTTTCCTGAATTAAATATAGATACTATTGAGGCAGTTCAGGGAATGGATATCACTTTGGTTATTACCGGAAATTCAAATGATCAGTCACGTGAATTGTTAAAACTGTTGGGTATGCCTTTAAGGTCGGAATAA
- the tuf gene encoding elongation factor Tu, which translates to MAKEVFKRTKPHVNVGTIGHVDHGKTTLTAVITHTLAKQGLAKERAYDTIDKAPEERERGITIAISHVEYETQKRHYAHVDCPGHADYVKNMITGAAQMDGAILVVSAPDGPMPQTREHILLARQVGVPRIVVFMNKVDMLEDAELQELVEMEVRELLSKYNFPGDEIPIIRGSALKASECGCGGESCPNCGPVLKLMDAVDTYIPDPVREIDKPFLMSVEDVFSIKGRGTVATGRVERGKVKVGDEVEIVGIKPEVKKTVVTGVEMFNKTLDEGQAGDNLGVLLRGVEKDDIERGQVLAKPGSITPHKKYEAEAYVLTKEEGGRHTPFFSGYRPQFYFRTTDVTGVVTLTGGAEMVMPGDNVRVNVELLTAVAMDEGLRFAIREGGKTVGAGVVTKIIE; encoded by the coding sequence ATGGCAAAAGAGGTATTTAAGCGGACGAAGCCACATGTGAATGTGGGTACGATAGGGCATGTAGATCATGGGAAGACGACACTAACGGCGGTAATAACACACACATTGGCGAAGCAGGGGTTAGCGAAGGAGCGGGCATACGATACGATAGATAAGGCGCCGGAGGAGAGGGAGCGAGGTATAACGATAGCGATATCGCATGTGGAGTATGAGACGCAGAAAAGGCATTATGCGCATGTGGATTGTCCGGGTCATGCTGACTACGTGAAGAATATGATAACGGGTGCGGCGCAGATGGATGGTGCGATATTGGTGGTAAGTGCGCCTGATGGTCCGATGCCGCAGACGAGGGAGCATATTCTATTGGCGAGGCAGGTAGGTGTGCCGAGGATAGTAGTGTTTATGAACAAGGTGGATATGCTGGAGGATGCGGAGTTGCAGGAATTGGTTGAGATGGAAGTCCGGGAACTCTTGAGCAAGTATAATTTTCCCGGGGATGAGATTCCGATAATAAGGGGTTCAGCCCTGAAGGCGAGTGAGTGTGGTTGTGGTGGTGAGTCATGTCCGAATTGTGGTCCGGTCCTGAAGTTGATGGATGCGGTAGACACATATATACCTGATCCGGTAAGGGAGATAGACAAGCCGTTTCTTATGTCTGTGGAGGATGTATTTAGTATAAAGGGGAGGGGAACGGTTGCAACCGGCAGGGTAGAGCGGGGTAAGGTTAAGGTAGGTGATGAAGTGGAGATTGTAGGGATAAAGCCTGAGGTGAAGAAGACGGTGGTGACGGGGGTGGAGATGTTCAATAAGACGCTGGATGAGGGTCAGGCTGGGGATAATCTTGGTGTTTTGTTAAGGGGTGTAGAGAAGGATGATATTGAGCGTGGCCAGGTGTTGGCAAAACCCGGGAGTATAACCCCTCATAAGAAGTACGAGGCAGAGGCGTATGTATTGACGAAGGAGGAAGGAGGCAGGCATACTCCGTTTTTTAGTGGTTACAGGCCACAATTTTATTTCCGGACAACGGATGTAACGGGGGTGGTGACGTTAACGGGGGGAGCAGAGATGGTAATGCCTGGTGACAATGTAAGGGTAAATGTTGAGTTGCTGACGGCTGTGGCGATGGATGAAGGGCTGCGGTTCGCCATCAGGGAAGGTGGGAAAACTGTCGGAGCTGGCGTCGTTACAAAAATTATCGAATAG
- the rpsS gene encoding 30S ribosomal protein S19, protein MSRSVKKGPFIDSKLLKKVLKQKETKSNEPIRTWSRSSTVLPEFVTHTFMIHNGKGFQKLFVTDDMVGHKLGEFAPTRMFRSHGGVKKKESPRG, encoded by the coding sequence ATGAGCCGTTCAGTTAAAAAAGGGCCATTTATTGATAGCAAATTATTAAAAAAAGTATTGAAACAGAAAGAAACCAAAAGTAATGAACCGATACGAACGTGGAGCAGAAGCAGTACAGTTCTGCCAGAGTTCGTAACTCATACCTTTATGATTCATAATGGAAAAGGATTTCAGAAACTTTTTGTTACCGATGATATGGTAGGGCATAAATTAGGTGAATTTGCACCAACAAGGATGTTCAGATCACACGGGGGTGTAAAAAAGAAAGAATCACCACGCGGTTAG
- the rplC gene encoding 50S ribosomal protein L3, producing the protein MNGLLGKKIGMTQIYSEDGVLIPVTLIQAGPCSVLQIKTLDVDGYSAVQLGFDDKKKKNAKQPEVGHAAKATSGPKRFIKEVSPEQESNVSPGQTVTVDIFRNEKMLQVTGLTKGKGFAGVMKRWNFKGGNNTHGSTRHRPPGSIGSNTYPGRVFRGKKMAGRLGAEQITVKNLDVVKIDTGKNLLFVKGAVPGHKGSYLILNKSMIKKR; encoded by the coding sequence CTGAATGGTCTTCTTGGGAAAAAAATAGGTATGACGCAGATTTATTCTGAGGATGGAGTACTCATACCAGTAACGTTAATACAGGCCGGACCCTGCAGTGTGTTGCAGATAAAGACCCTGGATGTTGACGGGTATTCTGCGGTTCAGTTGGGGTTTGATGATAAAAAAAAGAAAAATGCGAAACAGCCGGAGGTTGGCCATGCAGCAAAAGCAACTTCCGGGCCGAAACGGTTCATAAAAGAAGTCAGTCCGGAACAAGAGAGCAATGTGAGTCCCGGACAAACGGTTACCGTTGATATTTTTCGTAATGAAAAGATGTTACAGGTAACCGGCCTAACGAAGGGGAAAGGATTTGCAGGGGTAATGAAGCGGTGGAATTTTAAAGGTGGGAATAATACGCATGGTTCAACGAGACACAGACCACCGGGTTCGATAGGTTCGAACACATATCCCGGAAGGGTATTTCGCGGTAAGAAGATGGCCGGGCGGTTGGGCGCCGAGCAGATTACCGTGAAAAATCTGGATGTAGTTAAAATAGATACAGGAAAAAATTTGCTGTTTGTAAAAGGTGCTGTTCCAGGGCATAAAGGAAGTTATCTGATATTAAATAAGAGCATGATAAAAAAAAGATAG